The DNA region ccgtaattgggttgagtttgagcactgagtgttcgaacagcaacacaattctgaatcgacaggggaggaagaagcgtggggacacaccaccatacgctccgagatttggttgtattcgttgggagcaccatgggaccatccacaaaccacgtggacacttttttggtaatctcaaccccccccccccatcgtggacaatttccatacaaataaaatcttttttgtatggagcgtggacaatcgccaaaccccccccccccctaagttgtccacgtggtttatggatggtccccatgctaagaaggtttggtactccgggaccctctgggatgggacattgtatttccacgaatgccctggacactatttgccgtggttatagcgccacaactcgctcttttttcactttattgagGAATGGCTATAAAATCACACCTTCACGTTTACATATCACCTCAGGaacaaattctgagcaaatttgTGTAGTGGGATATTGACAAAAAtaattgcactggattatctcgacACGGTCTGAATCGTTTTTGTCgtcataagtcgctattgaaaattataatttttagttTAGTACTTAAAAAgtaatgctaaaaaacgattttaagaaAGATAATTAAAATGCCTTCCCAACGactacaaaacattgaagatctgaccaacctatcaaaagttattagcacttgagtgttatttatacacttttttatgaaaacgttgtccggatctattatgCGACTCATCGTTGGACCGGGGAtcatggtgtaggggtaagcgacctgggttcgatcccagaaggtcccggtggcatttttgagacgagatttgtctgatcacgcctttcaTCGGAcgaggaagtaaatgttggcccccgGTTTATCCTAGAGGTTAGgccgttagctcagtccaggtgtagaagtcttctctctgggtcctgcctcggtggagtcgctggtaggcagttggactcacaatccaaaggtcgtcagttcgaatcccggggtggatggaagtttaggtgtaaaaaaacaaatgacGACACCTTGGACGACACAAATGCTTCTAAAATATACTTGATCCACAAAGATCTCGGAGAGCCActggaaagagagagaaattgaCATAACAGAAGAGCGAAAGAATTGGTGTTATGGTTGCGTCGGAGACATGGAACAACTGTCATACGAGTAGAAACAGATCACGTTCTAAAGAGGTCGCCTCTCAGCACGGTGGTTTGGTTCCGTTGGCAGATCGGTGATGCGTTCTCACGGTGTGATATAGAACGGGGTTCAATTCCCCGGCAGAATACAGTGCACATTTTTTCGCTAATTATCttttttattcaatgtttatcactttccaatgtttctcaccatgagacatgtgttgATCTAATCTAACTAGTGTAcaaaaaggtttgcaattgcttcCAAAATCAAGCCTTCGCCTTCGCGGACCCCTAGattcgccaaggcaatgctgtagagcgaacaataggattttgtttttttcgttggatgcgtaatcaaaaaacctttccaatgagtacaatagtttaaaaatctgtcaaccctttcaaaagtaaataaaattgaGGAAGGCTCCAATCACCTTTACTTATACGGtgtaagtttcataaaataataaaccatgaattttgtaaattcaaaaatgtgataatgcatgtttccccatagtaatttccatacaaatttcatagGCTTTGCGCCAGTCGGGGGTTTACCAATCGCTCCCTCTAAAAGggacccaaaaaatgtgttgctgaagAAATCAATTTTCGATTCCACCCTTTCATTTGCGGGTGAACGGAAATCTTCGTTTCCTAGCTTGTGTTGGCTAATGTAaggtacgcacttcggaagtaatcgatcaagaaaaaaaatcaaatgggcagcagcggtagcgaaagcaagtcagagagggcgaagaaaagccccaacAAAACATTCCCTCTCTTTTATTCGTAAAGCTGTTACTTGACCCCCTTctttcacgcagaaaaataagacatatttgaatcaacaaaacgttttgttgatttgaaaatcaagatttttgttgaatcaacgctaaacgtcaaagcaactttttcaaaacaacaaaagatttttgtggaattaagaaaatcaaggtttgtttcaacgcaaaatcggcgttgattatattcaacaaaaatattttgttgagtcAAACCTCGTATACAGACGGatcctacaaaatatttttctgcgtgtttgaAGAGCATACCAGTCCTGAACGGGGATCTCCAAggatgatttatatttttagggtAATTTACTCTAAACTGGTTAGACCTTGAGCTACACAGTTGTGCATTACCAAAATTTGTTAGTTTCGAACGTACGTGTAGAATTCAATGACGTTTAAGGTATAGCATTTTTCAGTAGCGAAAATTGTCTTTGTTTGTAAACacgaattcaaatttcaaacgtcTCCATttacacgcaaaacggacattaggtataaattcctaatttttagtattttttgaacttatgttctagcttgtcaaattatacctaaaaattagtatttttttcttcctaaaatttaggatttttttagaacactgaagtacttctttaaaattcctaaattttagtattatttttagttcaaaaattgcgattcacgttttgacaagtcaaaacaaaataatttcgtgGCTGTGAGTTGGTGTTCCGCAGTGCTGCTGAAAACTTAGGAACTTTGGCAAGGTAAGTTTTGTGGTTCTCCGGTTCTGCACGGAGAACGGGTCCCAGGCATCCTTATTAGAGGAAGTGTGGCTCGCGTGCTtgtggaagaggaggaggaggaggacggaaccTTCAACTCCCGGCGGAATTAAAAGCCGCCTCTTCCCTCGTGCTCCGGAGGACGGATCTCGGGACGGATATTTGCGGAAGAGCTGGAAAGGGAAGTATAAACGGACCCCAACCGTGGGGATTGTGCGACCGTGGCGATTGTGTGAATGAAAAATTGTATCGAGTTTGAGTTTGACGAaccaattttatcattttgtgatttggttggacgttgcgggtgtgtgtatgtatgcgtttgtgaaagtgtgtgtgtgtgtgtgtgtgtgtgtgtgtgtgtgtgtgtgtgtgtgtgtgtgtgtgtgtgtgtgtgtgtgtgtgtgtgtgtgtgtgtgtgtgtgtgtgtgtgtgtgtgtgtgtgtgtgtgtgtgtgtgtgtgtgtgtgtgtgtgtgtgtgtgtgtgtgtgtgtgtgtgtgtgtgtgtgtgctcgtgtGTGTATGAGAGACTGAAAGTGAGAGGGTGGgggtagaggaagagaaagaaagagaaagtggGAGGGAAaagaggagagggagagaaaagtgggagagaagagggagtgaaagagagcgaaaatgAGAAAGGGAGAGAGAAAGTAGAAAAGGGAGAGAAAGGGGAGTTTGTGAGAGAAGGCTGGAAGGgaagagcgaaagaaaatgtgggagagagatagggtgagggtagaggaagagagagatagaaagtaagagagagagaaagtgggagtgagaggggcaaagatgaagaaagagagagataagagataaagttggagagagagtaggagatggagagaaagtaggagagggagagagatagtaggagagggagagagagtaggagaggtagagagAAAGTTGGAAAGAGAGAGGTGAGAAAATATAGGAGAGAATAAAAGGGAGAGAGGgtaggagagaaagagaaaaagttgaattgagAAGAAGGGAAGAAAGAGGTAGCAGGCAACAAGAAGAGCGAGAAAATAGAAAGAGAGGGGATACAAggggtacaaatatttttaaaagtttttgtcagcccccccccttcaaaattggcccgaaaaatcagggggcaaaaaaaatatttttacaataaacttcaaaatttcaatgaaaattcaagtgcaaccagctgaaatcaaattaaaatacattctcctgcgtttaaaatcatttttagcatgtttgggtttattaaaaaatcttaagattttttgaaaattttcgatgcaaaatcttttttttcgatacaatttttgtttttgtcagatcttaggttttttgaaaactaatgattgcaaaacaactgaactagtgtaaatagcattttaaaacacttttttcatttaaatgtggaGACTaaagcttgttatttaaatttttatatttttttatttttttgccccccccccttgacctcggccagggccgagggacaaaaacttttttaaatatttgcatcggcctaataaaagatatttaaaataaataaataataaaatattaaagaacTAACATATTACATaatattatacaaaattataatgttaaaatattcaaatcattaaatatttattttgggtaagtacatttatgaaaaagttgttttatgtaaatcaaaatattaatgacatttaattttttttcttctgcctgcatagctcttggaaaatacctaattaaaaaattaaaatattgaaatatcataatattaaaatattaaaatatattaatatattacaatattcaaatattaaaatattaaagtattcaaatattaaaatattaaaatatcaaaatattaaaatatcaaaatattaaaatattaaaatattaaaatattaaaatattaaaatattaaaatattaaaatattaaaatattaaaatattaaaatattaaaatattaaaatattaaaatattaaaatattaaaatattaaaatattaaaatattaaaatattaaaatattaaaatattaaaatattaaaatattaaaatattaaaatattaaaatattaaaatattaaaatattaaaatatcaaaatattaaaatattaaaatatcaaaatattaatataataaaatattaatatattaaaatattagaataataaaatattaaaatattaaaatattaaaatattaaaatattaaaatatcaaaatattaaaatattaaaatattaaaatattaaaatattaaaatattaaaatatttaaatatttaaatatttaaatattaaaatattaaaatattaaaatattaaaatattaaaatattaaaatattaaaatattaaaatattaaaatattaaaatattaaaatattaaaatattaaaatattaaaatattaaaatatgaaaatattaaaatattaaaatattaaaatattaaaatattaaaatattaaaatattaaaatattaaaatattaaaatattaaaatattaaaatattaaaatatcaaaatattaaaatattaaaatatcaaaatattaatataataaaatattaatatattaaaatactaaaatatttaactattacaaaattaaaacatgaaaaaaaaaaacaaaatataaatatatagaTAAATTCTAggataaatttaatattaaaaatatagatacattaaaaattaaagtataatttaaatttttgtatttatttttgggtgagaacatttatgaaatagttgtgtttgatgtaaataaaaatattaatatcatataaaccattgttttcttctgcctgcatatcTCTTGGATAATATCTAATTTGATCTTTGATTATTCTTAAGTATAAGTTATTTTCGATCCCTCGCTTTtctagaaaatacctcaaatttaggtatttatgcctagaaataaggaataatcatggtccgccatctttgattatacctaaatattagtaattttggatccctcactttttctgaaaatacctcaaatttaggtatttatacctaaaaattaggaatgataatggtccgccatcttggattatacctaaatattagtaattttggatccctcacttttccagaaaatacctcaaatttaggtatttatacctagaaataaggaataatcatggtccgccatcttggattatacctaaatattagtaattttggatccctcacttttccagaaaatacctcaaatttaggtatttatacctaaaaattaggaatgatAATggtccaccatcttggattatacctaaatattagtaatgttggatccctcacttttccagaaaatacctcaaatttagttatttatacctagaaataaggaataatcatggtccgccatcttggattatacctaaatattagtaattttggatccctcacttttccagaaaatacctcaaatttaggtatttatgcctagaaataaggaataatcatggtccgccatcttggattatacctaaatattagtaatgttggttccctcacttttccagaaaatacctaaaattaaggtattttgtttctacaattatacctaaaatataggaattctcgtactaaaacgctattagtaattttattactaatagccgattaataataaaataccttattgcagtcaggttcgattatacctaaaaattaggaatttatacctaatgtccgttttgcgtgtagtTCTAAGCTTCAATGCAATGACGCGTACCGCGTACTTGCGCAGGTTTATCGGCTGGTTGAATCATCCGGTTTTACTTGATAAGTAGCGTTTAATTTTTGTGCCGCCAGTAATGCGAAACGCTTCAACCGGAATCATTATAAATGGCGAAGCTGAGCTCGTTCGTCTTTTTCGACCTGGAGACAACCGATATACCTGGCCTTAAGACTCCGAAAATTACGGAATTGTCGCTTATCGCATGTTCAAAGCTCCACCTCCTGCAAACGAAACATGGGGAAATTCCGCGAGTGCTGCACAAACAAACCTTCTGTCTTAATCCTCAAAGACTGATTCATCCTAAGGCATCCGAGATTACTGGTATGGTTCTGATTCAATTTATTTctagtaaaaaaataatctaaatctACATACTTTTAAGGTTTATACAACGATCTTTTGGAGAATGAgagcaaatttgatgaaaacactgGTAACATGGTCCATTAAATTTATTCAGGAATATGATTCAATTTGTTCGTAAATTTACAGCCCAGTTAATTGTGCTGTTCCTCGAACGCCTGCAAAGCCCAACTTGCCTGGTTGCGCACAACGGAAACCGGTTTGACTTTCCCATACTAAAAAAGGAACTGGAAGCACTCAAGGCTCACCTTCCCGACGCCACGTACTGCATCGATTCTTTACCTTTGTTTCAAACGCTCGACCAGATCAGCACTCAGCAAGAGAAAATTGCTCAGGAAAATGAGAAGAATGAGCTCGCCGACCTGGAGCTCACAGCCATTTCCGCCATGGAGGAACTCGAAGGCAAAGAAATGACCCTGAATCAAATGCAAAAGCTGAACGAAACGACTCCTCGTCGGGATAAAATTAACGAACACTACAAACGAGCTCTGCGCTCCTATCTGGACGTGACGCCTACGCAGGAAGCGAAAGAAACCCCAAACAAAGCCCGCCTCGTTCGAAGCGCCAGCTGTTTCCGGAAGCGCACGAGGGGCCTTCCAGTGCCGACAttcctgaacctgaaccaacAGCACAATCGAGTAGCGGTATGAAACCGGCGAGGAAAAGATTTCGTCTCTGTGACATATACGAGCGCTCGTTTGGTGAGCCACCGAAATGTGCACATTACGCCGAAGGAGACGTGAAATCTTTGCTCAAGTGTGCGATCGCACATGGACCGAATTTTGTTGCGTATGCTGAAGAGCATTGCGTTAGGTTTAGTGACTTTGCCGGAAAGATGTAAATCTTTTGATTTATTATGTTATAATGTCCTGTATTCGATCGTACCATTCctgcatgtatttttttattgtatttttggaacCTTAGaggaaacttttaaattgatctaataaatgatatatttttcatgaccatgttgtttaaaatgatttctTTGTGTAAACCCCAGAGTTTGAAAGAGATTCCGGTAGAAAGGAACGACTCAGGTCTGCCATGCTCtgataaacaaatcaaattaaattgcaTTACCTTGACGTTCCCTATTTCCGGATTTCTATTCGAATCTAGAAGTCCGAAGCCTTGAAGTGGTGAGGTAATCCCAGGAGGGGGATGCTAAagaccgccatcttgggtggttgagattgataacgcgcgcaaactgTGCTCAGTgaaaacacaaatattttttttactgatagttcaactctggagtttttttttgaaaaggtccaataaaccaatttttatttttttgctttttgggtgtttttcaataccccctgactcaaggcggtttcaaaaacactcaaaaagcaaaaactggaaaatttggtttattggaccttttcaaaaaaactccagaatttttgttataagaattactgtagtaaaagtAAAATTACATAGT from Culex quinquefasciatus strain JHB chromosome 3, VPISU_Cqui_1.0_pri_paternal, whole genome shotgun sequence includes:
- the LOC6035619 gene encoding LOW QUALITY PROTEIN: three prime repair exonuclease 2 (The sequence of the model RefSeq protein was modified relative to this genomic sequence to represent the inferred CDS: inserted 1 base in 1 codon), which produces MAKLSSFVFFDLETTDIPGLKTPKITELSLIACSKLHLLQTKHGEIPRVLHKQTFCLNPQRLIHPKASEITGLYNDLLENESKFDENTAQLIVLFLERLQSPTCLVAHNGNRFDFPILKKELEALKAHLPDATYCIDSLPLFQTLDQISTQQEKIAQENEKNELADLELTAISAMEELEGKEMTLNQMQKLNETTPRRDKINEHYKRALRSYLDVTPTQEAKETXKQSPPRSKRQLFPEAHEGPSSADIPEPEPTAQSSSGMKPARKRFRLCDIYERSFGEPPKCAHYAEGDVKSLLKCAIAHGPNFVAYAEEHCVRFSDFAGKM